A stretch of DNA from Candidatus Cloacimonadota bacterium:
AACCATATCCACCAGAGTGAGTTAATTACCTCCAGGTTTCAGCATGAAGATCGGAGGGATATTGGCGTAGGGGCTGTTTGGCTAAACAACAAAATTGAGTGTCCACTATTTCAGGACTTGACACGACCCGGGGATGAGCCAAATTTTCCTCTGATTTTCACACCTGGATGCCCTGGGGAATGAGTTGGGTTTCGGTGAAAGCCTGGTCCCGCCCGCAAGCTAAGCGGGAAGCGAGCTGGGGTCTGATTTCCCGGCGCGAAAAAAGGCGGGAATCGCTTCCCGCCTTTTTTAGGATGTCAATTATGGATTATTTCTTTTTCCCGGCCTTGACAGCTTCTTTGAGCTTCTTGCCTGCTTTGAAGACAGGAACTTTACGGGCTGGGATCTTGAGGGGTTTCTTGGTCTTGGGGTTGACGCCATTGCGGGCTTTGCGATGGGCAACACTGAAGGAACCAAAGCCGACAAGGGAGACTTTTTCATCTTTCTTGAGAGCTTGCGTAACACCCTCTAACATTGCGTTGAGTGCGAT
This window harbors:
- a CDS encoding HU family DNA-binding protein is translated as MSRDDLIKKIAGTAGISQKTAGIALNAMLEGVTQALKKDEKVSLVGFGSFSVAHRKARNGVNPKTKKPLKIPARKVPVFKAGKKLKEAVKAGKKK